The genomic DNA aaaagtaagaaaataatgtagcctaatgtggtctgcagtcacataccgacacctgtccgtcggcaataacagtccccgataaagcagaagagctgctgagtttgtgtccacagccaaggatatatttcaggagctgtgcgaacagactggtgggcattaccacggatggagccccgtctatgaccgactggaaaatgcagatccagcagtcgttctgcactgcatcgtacaccaacaggcactgtgcagcatgtcatgtctgctgtcctgagatgtatcagttacatcaggtccaggagtttacagcaccgccagttcagggcctttttacaacatatggtgatgtactttactttagtaaaagtacatcatttagtagtgtcctgaagagattttttgacttaagagcagaagtgaagaaatttatggaagatgacagaatggatgttcctgaacctgatgatccagggtgggttatggaccttgcattcctagtggacttaacacaggagctgaacatccttaacctgaagctccagggccctggtcagcttatcactgcagcttatgaaaatgtgaaagccttctccgctaaactgaaattgtggaaaactcagctttctgtaaaatatctcagccatttcacaacatgcaggtctcttgtggaggagggcacagccttcagtggtggtgaatatgcctgtgctagtgaaaaccttctgcaggagtttgatcagcgttttgctgacttcaaggcacactgtgacactttccagctgtttgctgaccccttctcagctgatgtggagagtgtcccaagtatgttgcaaatggaacttattgacttgcagtgcaacagcgatctaaaagctaaattcagagaggcacagggaaaagcagacatgactggacaattcatgagagaattacttccatccttccctgagctgtcaaaaatgttcagtcgggtaatgtgcctttttggaagcacgtatctgtgtgaaaaacttttcttgactatgaactttaataaatgcaagtacttgttgaagctgtactcagagtttctactgtaaccttgatcagggcaaatgttgctcagctgtgtgagcagaagcgctgccaggtctctggcaagaaatagaataaagcacaaatgtattcagggattgtatgtgttggttcagtgcaatgtttcaataagttattaaaaacatggaaataaaaaagtaaattttcaaaaatattgcgctttcttgtagtgcttgaacgttgaagtggccctcctatgagacgacaataccagcagtggccccaggccaaattgagtttgagacccctgatttattgtatttaaaaattaCATGTATGGATTTgttaacaagaacaaaaactaaaacatgagTCAAAGATGCATGAATAATTTGAAATAAGTTGCAAAAGTCAGGTGGCGCAACTGCAAGGAATATAactatatgatattatatttcaaGCTCTAAGATTATTTACTGAATTTTTAAATCGTTTAATAGTTTTAAGTTAAAGGCATGGTTGGTAATGATGAGAAAATAGCAAAAAGTATGGTAGATTTGAAAAGTTATCCAACCCAAGCAAACAGCCCAGTGTTTCCAtctcttttccatttcttcCGAGCAAGAAAGTGTCCAACGCTTCAACACTGACAgtccgtcccttcaggcctccctccaaagacactcccccaaaaattatcattatgaaagtaaacaacaaacatggctgtcaGTTCTTACTTTTATACAGTAGTCAGACCTTTcaggtttttaaataattaatttcttatTACACATGGACGAGTTCCATGTGATCTCAGAGCCTCTTAATTCACAACACACACGGCTCACTCATGACTGGGACAGCTTTAGAACAcacacctggaaaaggctgtataccaaaatatttcaaaacattttgaaccatgtgaggtcaacataccttaaaggttcgaaatgttttgaaatattttgtcacTACTTCCAAAGCcattcaggtgtttttttaaataatataaatataaatataatataaatataaaaataaaataaatatttactacTTTAACTTCAATAGAGACTTTTGacttgcattatttttttgtatttgaagtaaaaaggCAATTATTCAGCCATAATCCTGTCAATATAAATGTTGTCAGGTGGCACAACTGGTAAACCTCAGGTGGTGCAACCAGATAAAAGATGAATTTAGAGCAATAAATAATAGGTTTAAGTGACCAAATAGTTGATAACTATAATGTtaataactattgtattgcatgtattcatttgtatattgtacaattatcattttaaatgtaaaattggATGCTTAAGATACCAAAAACCTGGCCAATAGAATGCAATGATCTtagattattaaaaatacaaaacacatccaCAAAATAGATATGTGTTAGACACTGTAGACACTCTAAGCCTTAGAGTGTCTACTAAAATCTTTGGCAATAAGGGATACTTGCCAAAGATTTCAGTTATAATGAATGGTAGGAaatttgatgacattttttaatccagtgaggttaaaaatgaatttaaccactttgaaaaataatttaacaaatgagactTGTTTAACAACATTGTTCCACACACAAAGATATGCCTTACATCCAATTTGaacatactttttaaaatgatctttttagAAGCCTTATTCGTCATTGACCCTAATACCTCTACCATtcctactactattactacaaaAATACTagtacaactactactactactactgttattaCTGCTACTACCAATACTAGTATTACTAGTAttactactactcctactattactactactgctaatattacaactactactattactactaatactaccacTGCTATCAccaagactactactactactactactactactactactactactactgcataCTTCGAATACTAGAATTGCCATTAttactacttcttctactattaGTTCTACTACTAcagttactactactacttttactaaaaTTACTTTGACAGTAAAATCTTTTAGCTTCCAGCTTTTCCTGCATTGTAATTCAGCCTCTTTAGATTATGTAATTTCACTTCCAACTCTGCCAGTTTTTCAGCAGTAAGGTTACATGCTCTTGGGCTTTACCATTTTTAAGGCAGGTAGTTTCACAAATCTGTATTTTCAGCAATACTTTGTAATTGGTTTCAACTTGCAGCATTCcaacgcattttctgcaggaaatgccTTTTCTAGTTCCGTTTGATAATTTTGAAATCCTCCGACAGGATACTGGTATGGCCCTTTAAATCTGCAGTGGAAGGAGGCGGGACGTGTTATTGTACAGGAAGCTGGTCCTCGCGGTGGTTGCTAGTGTATTCTGGTGCATACATGGTTACTATCACCAGGGCTTCCAGCGCAGGTTCGTGTGTCTGTTCTGTATCAATGCATCTCTTTTACTCTTCGCCTCAGTGTTTCCTCCAGCTGTCGGTCTGTTGGAGTAATGTTAGGCGTAACGTTCCTATGCTAACGGATGGTTTTAGTTCATCTAGCTCCAggttaaaagaataaactgcAATCATCTCATCGGGGAAATTATCATTTCTAACCCAAGCCAGCCAGCAATGAACCTTTATTTATGTTGCTGACTGCACGCATGCCATTGTTACGTTAACGTTTTAGCCATGAGGACGCTTCCATCAACACTAGGGAAGAAATAAGTTAGTATATACAACGTAAAAGCACGCTTTTGTTAAGTCTTTTAACAGGCAGTGTACAAAATAACGCTAAACTGTAGACTTGTTAAGTATTTGGTAGCAGCTATAACGCTCTGCGTACAGTTTGACAGCTTTGGCACATGCCTCTCCATATTCACAGTCATTGTGACTAACGTTACTAACGTAAGCAAGGTTTGAGTAAGCCTGATGTTACGTCGCTCTGTTCATTTTTCTTCAAGAGGTTTAGTTTCCGCATTGTCTCTTCACTGCCCCAGAAAACAGCGCACATTAGCGTTACTGGTTACTGTGCGAGACAATGACGCCGAATAAAGAATAAGAGAAGTATGTTACAAATGAAAATACCCAGAGTGTTTGACTCACTATCATAAGTTTGATATTTAAAACGTAAAATACGGAAGCCCTAAACGGACATGATTGaagtagataaataaataccGTTATCTCGATAACACGAGTTAATTATCTCGAGAAAACAAGCTTAGTTATACCGAGATAACGCGATAATTAACTCGTTGAATGTTAGTTAGTTAAGTCGTTTTTAAGAGAAAACGAAAGCTAGTCTTCTCTTATAAGCCTACTTAAAATGTTTGGGTCCAATCAGAACCCAATTCTgatctgccccccccccatttgTAGTCTTTGTAACACTCCAAGCTGAATGAGGTCTGGGAgtacacattttttattgatcCTGGGGGTAAATTGGTTTACGTTTGACGTTATATAACATAAAGTATGAGAgaatatagaaaataaagaaatatgtgcATTACTCTACAATATAACGACAATACATTTGgtcaaaatacaaataagaaaTATGTGGATTACGTATAATACAATATACGatttatacaatataatacaatttatgATTAAGTGTAAAAATTCAAGAATAGTAAGAATTAATAAGAATATTAATTTCAGTCACTGCTCAGTGCTTGGACTGTATTGGACTGGAACCAAACACCATTTGGTTCTCAAGCCAAGTCCCTACGAACTGAGCTACTGCCGCCCTTTTACCAGCCAGGAATTAAAATGTCCATCTGTGATGTGTATACTGCTTTCATTTACCACCACACATCACTCAGAGTGAAACTTGAAGCCTACTTTCTCTGCCTCTTAAGTCTCCACTTGGAACCTGTGAGCCCTGACCCCCTGTTCACCTGAAAGCTTACTGTGGACAGAGTACgcaggatggaggaggaggcccGGCCCTTCCTGGGGAAGTTTGTGGAGGAGTTCCCAGCTGCTCTGGAGGAAGGCAGTCCACTACCTGTCAGCCCTCTGAGCCGCAAAGTCACCCTGGAGGAGCTGCATGGAGAGAGCCTTGAGCTGGGCCTGAGGCTGCTGGCTTCCAGGTACGACTGAGAGGGAAAAGtacaaaaaacgttttttacATGGTCTTATTTGGCATCCCATTACAGtcttatatttaaatcattgcAAAGGGTACAGTATCCACATGTGAAAACTTCTTCCAAAATAGGAAAAATGTAGCACAGTtagtaaggttttttttttgtttgttaattttaGCATGATTGTAATTGATGTAATAGGTTATAAGGTTACAATGTACATTTTAGTGTCATTTTACAACAGGgctgcacaacaaaatgcagtttgtggtcccatttatatatataatatatcacaCAGTAAGCTGTGGTGTCATTGTAGTTAATGCATGAGTACTTGGTGCTATTTGCACTATCCGCCCatcttgtgtgtatgtggtgtGTATGGTAtgtgggtggtgtgtgtgtgtgtgccagcatTCCTCAGATTCCTGACAGCTCTGCTCTTGCCCTGCTCATTCAGTATGAATAATTGGCTTTGCTGACTTCTAACTGCCAGGGTGGACAGAAAGATTCCTGACACACTGTATAAACGTGAAAGCAGACAGTACCAAACGAGAGCTGTAGAAGAATAGAGCTGTAACATAACAACAGGACTCCCCCCTCATATCTTCCTTCAATAATATAACTCATTTCTGATAATCATATATCTTCCGTGAAAGTTCGGTAAATGTTCCATGTGACTTAATTCCGACAGGACAGGACACATCACATGATATTTGACACCTGGTGTGTAACGGAGTTGTTAGTTGGAAGATGAGTATATCAAAGAAGAAAAGTGTTATGTGACTGGAGTTTGCTCCCACAAAAGAGAAAAGTCGTGAAAAGTGCCTCATCCTTATTGGTCTTATTTACTCTGCACTGTGGAAATCGTCTGTAATCATCAGTCTCCCCTCTCAGTTTTTGTTCTTCAATGATGAGCCTTAGATAAGCTTGGAGCAAACCTTCAAACAAAGCTAAACTTATAGTAGGAACAAACTAAAATAGATTGTGTGAGGCCACAAGAACCATTGGCTTCTTTGTGCTCTCTCTTCCGCTTACATTTCTTCTCTCTGTATGCCCTCTCTGGAAAACGTTATATCCTGTCTGTAGAAACACCATTGTtctctccacttcctgtttccttagCACAGTATCCTGTaaaaaatggaatggaattCTGTGAAGAAGAAGGCGTGAAAAATGATAGAGTTGATCTCCCcagttacattttcattaaccAGTCCCTCGGTAAATAGGCATTAATTGTGGTCCAGTTACATTTGTCCcacttgtgtttatttctgtactGAGGTGGATCAGTCCCATCTGGCTGTACAGTAGTGTAATTTGTGTATCACTAGGCTACAAAGTCTGGTGAGGGACATTAATCCTGTTCAGATCCAAACAAAGTACACAACATTCATTTCTGCTTGTCTCTGTTGGTTCAGGGGGGCTCCTGCAGGTCTCAGTGCCCTCCTGTGCCAGGCAGCGCTGTCCCAGCTGCTGCAGAACGACCTTTCACCTTTCCACTGTGCCCAGGAAGCTGGGGACAAccaggaagaggagcagcaagTAGTCTGTAAGTGTTTTACTTCATGCCCCTTTTTCcaggctgtagtttgtggtgctttTAAATGATATTGTGTTATACAGAGGGGTGTTGCTAATCTTTAGTCTAACCTTATTGATAAATGGGAGGCTTGTTGCCAGCACAAGACATCACCTATATATCTTCACTGACAGTTAGGGGCAGTGGACATTGCAACAAGTTGTGAAGACTGCATTGACATATTAccttaaaaagtattttgcctattaacacatccagcagacacagagtgTCATTCTTATTCATATGTAGTCATGTTTGTTTCCACTACTCACTCTCTTTTTAGCTGTGGTTTGGTATCCagcaactcctgagaaaaatatgtgGCCCTttaactgctaaatgctccactatgttcactagCTAGTCTCTTAATTAGCCTGACTGCTGTTTAGTAGAtttttttgatgatttaatACTACCACCGCCAGTGCTTCAGTCAGAGGCAGTCCAACGTCTCTTCCTCAACAAGCTAATAGATGTGGCGCTGGCTTGGCATCAGGACTTCCCCTTgcatcccccctccccctcccggTTCCTCTGCTGCTCCGTTCATGCCATCAAGAACAcaaggaggaagatggaggacaAACACTTGGCCCTGGCTGAGTTCAACCAGCTGTTTGGAATCCAGGTACAATGCTTTCACTGTAACAACACTGGTCTTCTTTTAAAACAccttcaaaatgaataaactttTTTCTCTATACCATGGTCCAGAGCGGAGCAGATTGTGCCTACTACGCTGTGTTCGATGGCCATGGAGGGCTTGACGCTGCCACCTACGCTGCCACTCACCTCCATGTTGCTCTGAGTAAACAGGAGACTCTGCAGAGTGACACAGCCACAGCCTTTAAAACAGccttcaaacacacagatgacaTGTTCAGGGGCAAAGCCAAGAGAGAGGTACTAAAGCAGCACCGAGCCAACATCCTGAAGCACATGTTTCAGCTGACATATACCTGCACCATCACACACGCACGCAAACTGGTGTTATTGTGCCACTGGTATATTCTCTGCACACGCTCTATTCTTATTCTAGTTGTTTAAAAACCCTTTTACAGCCGACGTCACAGTGTTAGTTGGAGGAGGGAAAGTCTGAGGTAAACACTAACTACCTCAAAGGAGTAACACATATATAATGCcatcatgctgtgttgttgGGTGCAAGAATCAATTATGGATAGTTTTGAGATGATAAACTGTGATTCTAAGCTCTAGTGAGCAACAATATCTGCGAAAcatttcagagatggagagaaaatgaatgagaaaatgCTCCTCAGCAGAAACGGCTGCTGCTTCGCTCACACAATTAACTATTAAGAGCAGAGACTAGAGGCAGAGATTAGATTAGAGACCCACAAAAATACGTCACCATGTTTTCAACAGAAAAAGGCTCTagatctctttttatttattgtcttacTTCCCTAATTATCTTGACTTAGTTCTGCCTTAGCTGCTGCCACATCTCAATTTCCCCAATGaaggcttatcttatcttaaattacaACCAACTCATAAATTGACCAATTAAAAGAATActataaatcaattaattcatatttaatttaaatgatgcATTATACAAGTACAATGAATTTATATT from Anoplopoma fimbria isolate UVic2021 breed Golden Eagle Sablefish unplaced genomic scaffold, Afim_UVic_2022 Un_contig_13268_pilon_pilon, whole genome shotgun sequence includes the following:
- the LOC129117051 gene encoding protein phosphatase 1F-like, which produces MEEEARPFLGKFVEEFPAALEEGSPLPVSPLSRKVTLEELHGESLELGLRLLASRGAPAGLSALLCQAALSQLLQNDLSPFHCAQEAGDNQEEEQQVVLLQSEAVQRLFLNKLIDVALAWHQDFPLHPPSPSRFLCCSVHAIKNTRRKMEDKHLALAEFNQLFGIQSGADCAYYAVFDGHGGLDAATYAATHLHVALSKQETLQSDTATAFKTAFKHTDDMFRGKAKRERLRSGTTGVAVLIQEQELSVAWLGDSQAILVRKGQAITLMDPHKPDREDEKQRIEDLGGCITFMGCWRVNGTYAVSRAIGDFDQKPYVSGDADCSTTQLLGDEDYVLLACDGFFDAVKPSEVPHLVLDALQPSVDPEGGGDAPLEQSEDTVGLRVAQQLVAHAKAAGSSDNITVMVVFLCPIQQLLSQNSTKGTAQNAAQQ